In Rhodamnia argentea isolate NSW1041297 chromosome 4, ASM2092103v1, whole genome shotgun sequence, the following proteins share a genomic window:
- the LOC115736047 gene encoding PTI1-like tyrosine-protein kinase At3g15890, with the protein MGSSLSCCGPDKVDEGFSGIGGGNNSWRIFTYKELHSATNGFSDDNKLGEGGFGSVYWGKTSNGLQIAVKKLKAMNLKAEMEFAVEVEVLGRVQHKNLLGLRGYCAGTDQRLIVYDYMPNLSLLSHLHGQFATDAQLDWKRRMKIAIGSAEGLVYLHHEVTPHIIHRDIKASNVLLDSHFEPLVADFGFAKLIPEGVSHMTTRVKGTLGYLAPEYAMWGKVSESCDVYSFGILLLEIVTGRKPIEKLPGGIKRTITEWAEPYIVKGRFRDLADPKLRGNFDEAQLKQAINVAVLCVQSEGERRPTMKEVVSILKGQDPKAKVMHMRMESIKYGEDLMAQDQTDDDRDDRDHHHHHQKGDGDESDAYGIFSAIEVHKIRDPHQRFGNNRRAI; encoded by the exons ATGGGATCATCTCTCAGTTGCTGCGGTCCGGACAAGGTCGATGAAGG GTTCAGTGGAATAGGTGGAGGCAATAATTCATGGAGGATATTCACATACAAGGAACTGCATTCGGCCACTAATGGTTTCAGTGATGACAACAAGCTTGGAGAAGGAGGGTTTGGGAGTGTCTACTGGGGCAAAACCTCCAATGGTCTTCAG ATAGCTGTGAAGAAGTTGAAGGCGATGAACTTGAAGGCCGAGATGGAATTCGCGGTGGAGGTCGAGGTCCTTGGCAGAGTCCAGCACAAGAACTTGTTGGGCCTGCGAGGGTATTGTGCTGGGACAGATCAGCGGCTGATTGTGTATGATTACATGCCAAACCTGAGTCTGCTCTCGCACTTGCATGGTCAGTTCGCAACCGATGCTCAGTTGGACTGGAAAAGGAGGATGAAGATTGCGATTGGGTCCGCCGAAGGCTTGGT GTACCTGCATCATGAGGTAACACCTCACATAATCCACAGGGACATAAAGGCAAGCAATGTCCTTCTAGACTCCCACTTCGAACCGCTCGTAGCCGATTTTGGCTTCGCGAAGCTCATCCCGGAGGGTGTGAGCCACATGACCACTCGTGTCAAGGGCACCCTGGGGTACCTGGCGCCCGAGTACGCCATGTGGGGGAAGGTCTCGGAGAGCTGCGACGTGTACAGCTTCGGGATCCTCCTCCTTGAGATCGTCACGGGGAGGAAGCCCATCGAGAAGCTCCCGGGGGGGATCAAGAGGACGATCACCGAGTGGGCGGAGCCCTACATTGTGAAGGGCAGGTTCCGGGACCTCGCGGACCCAAAGCTCCGGGGGAACTTTGACGAGGCCCAGCTGAAGCAGGCTATCAACGTGGCGGTGCTGTGCGTGCAGAGCGAAGGCGAGAGGAGGCCCACCATGAAGGAAGTGGTGAGCATCCTGAAGGGCCAAGATCCCAAGGCCAAGGTGATGCACATGAGGATGGAGAGCATCAAGTATGGCGAGGACTTGATGGCACAAGATCAAACGGACGACGACCGCGACGACCGtgaccatcatcatcatcatcaaaaaggggatGGTGATGAAAGTGATGCATATGGGATTTTTAGTGCAATAGAGGTGCATAAGATTCGAGACCCTCACCAAAGGTTTGGCAATAATAGGAGAGCCATTTGA